The Juglans microcarpa x Juglans regia isolate MS1-56 chromosome 8S, Jm3101_v1.0, whole genome shotgun sequence genome has a window encoding:
- the LOC121243985 gene encoding uncharacterized protein LOC121243985 isoform X1: MASTVAVSSVGARLVHLPRLLAPFTTRLRPTYSSSKMGFTPMHLGTTLLARKLVVRAARTESKGASLGSKAPHFELPEPLTGKVWKLEDFEPYPALLVMFVCNHCPFVKHLKKAIVKLTNFYMKKGLAVVAISSNSIATHPQDGPQFMAEEAKLLNYPFPYLYDESQDVAREFGAVCTPEFFLFKKDGRRPFELVYHGQFDDSRPSNNVPVSGRDLSRAIDCVLSSQPIPSVQKPSVGCSIKWHPETTL, translated from the exons ATGGCCTCGACCGTTGCGGTGTCGTCGGTGGGTGCACGGTTAGTGCATCTACCGCGCTTATTAGCACCGTTCACCACCCGGCTCAGACCGACATACTCCTCCTCTAAAATGGGTTTTACCCCGATGCATCTCGGGACCACTCTTCTAGCAAGAAAGCTTGTAGTTCGAGCTGCTAGAACTGAGTCCAAAGGGGCCTCCTTAGGTTCCAAAGCTCCCCATTTTGAG CTTCCAGAGCCACTTACTGGGAAAGTGTGGAAATTAGAAGATTTTGAACCATATCCTGCTTTGCTG GTTATGTTTGTTTGCAACCACTGCCCATTTGTTAAACACTTGAAGAAAGCTATTGTGAAGCTGACAAATTTTTACATGAAG AAAGGACTTGCAGTGGTTGCAATATCTTCAAATTCTATAGCTACTCACCCACAG GATGGACCACAATTCATGGCAGAAGAAGCTAAGCTACTTAACTATCCTTTCCCATATTTATACGATGAG TCACAGGATGTTGCACGAGAATTTGGAGCAGTTTGCACACCAGAGTTTTTCCTATTTAAAAAG GATGGTCGGAGGCCATTTGAACTGGTATATCATGGTCAATTTGATGATTCCCGACCCAGTAATAATGTACCTGTTAGTGGAAG GGACTTGAGCAGGGCGATAGATTGTGTTCTCAGCAGCCAACCAATCCCATCAGTTCAGAAACCTAG TGTTGGATGCAGTATAAAGTGGCATCCCGAGACAACTCTGTAA
- the LOC121243985 gene encoding uncharacterized protein LOC121243985 isoform X2, translating into MQVMFVCNHCPFVKHLKKAIVKLTNFYMKKGLAVVAISSNSIATHPQDGPQFMAEEAKLLNYPFPYLYDESQDVAREFGAVCTPEFFLFKKDGRRPFELVYHGQFDDSRPSNNVPVSGRDLSRAIDCVLSSQPIPSVQKPSVGCSIKWHPETTL; encoded by the exons ATGCAGGTTATGTTTGTTTGCAACCACTGCCCATTTGTTAAACACTTGAAGAAAGCTATTGTGAAGCTGACAAATTTTTACATGAAG AAAGGACTTGCAGTGGTTGCAATATCTTCAAATTCTATAGCTACTCACCCACAG GATGGACCACAATTCATGGCAGAAGAAGCTAAGCTACTTAACTATCCTTTCCCATATTTATACGATGAG TCACAGGATGTTGCACGAGAATTTGGAGCAGTTTGCACACCAGAGTTTTTCCTATTTAAAAAG GATGGTCGGAGGCCATTTGAACTGGTATATCATGGTCAATTTGATGATTCCCGACCCAGTAATAATGTACCTGTTAGTGGAAG GGACTTGAGCAGGGCGATAGATTGTGTTCTCAGCAGCCAACCAATCCCATCAGTTCAGAAACCTAG TGTTGGATGCAGTATAAAGTGGCATCCCGAGACAACTCTGTAA